The Marinitoga hydrogenitolerans DSM 16785 nucleotide sequence CAGATGTTTTAACTAGTTTAACAAAAGATGTGGCAATAATAATTGGAGTAATTATTGTAATGTTTAAAATGAATATAAAACTAACCACGTATGTAATAATAATGTTTCCTATAATTATTGCCGCCACATGGGTATTTGGCATTATAGATAAAAAGATTTATTCTAAAACTAGAACCAGAATTTCTGCAACAAATGCTTTTTTAGCAGAAAATATAGCAGGTGCTAATGTTACTAAATCCTTTAATCAGGAGGACAGAAAAAGGCAAGAATTTTATGATTTAAGTCATAAATTGTACAAATCTAGAATGCAACAAATTATATTAAATGGATTGTTCAGACCTATGATGAATGTTATGTATTATATTACCTTATCATTATTATTCTGGTTTGGAGCAAAATTATTTAAACAAAATATTGTATCATTTGGTGTATTAGTTGCTTTTACATCATATATAGATATGTTTTTTAGACCATTGTTTGATATAGCTGAAAAATATGATATATTACAGAATGCATTTGCATCAGCAGAAAAAATATTCAGACTAAAAGAATTAGAGCAAGAAGATTTTGGTAAAGGGAAATATAAAGAGATAAAAATGGGGAGTATAAAATTTAAAAATGTGTCGTTTGCATATGAAAAAGAGAATTATATATTAAAAAACGTATCCTTTAAAGTTGAAGCGAAAGACAATATAGCCATAGTAGGTGAAACGGGTTCTGGAAAAACCACTATAATAAAATTGATAAATGGATTATATAGACCACAAATGGGTAATATATATATAGATGAAAAAGATTTGAATGACTATGATTTGCATGCATTAAGAAGACAAATTGCCGTAGTTCCGCAAGATGTTTTTCTATTCACAGGGACAATATTAGATAATATTAGAATGTTTGATGAGAGTGTAAGCGAAGAAGAAGTAATTGAAGCTGCAAAACAGGTTCATGCTCACGAAATGATTGAAAAATTTCCAGATAAATATTATACAAAAATTTTAGAAAGAGGAAGTACATTATCAGCAGGTGAAAGACAATTAATAGCATTAGCAAGAGCAGTAGTTTTTAAATCTAAAATAATAATTTTAGATGAAGCAACGGCAAATATAGATGTGGAAACAGAGTATTTAATTCAAAAAGCAATGGAAAATTTAATAGGTAAAGTAACAATATTATCAATAGCTCATAGACTTTCCACAATAAAAACAGCAAGAAAAATATTAGTTGTTCATAAAGGAAAAGTAGTTGAAGAGGGTTCTCATAATGAATTAATGAATAAAAGAGGGATTTATTATGATTTATATAGGTTGCAATATAGCACGTAATAAAAAAGAAATTATAAGAGATAGATTATAAAAAAATTGTGAAATTTATACCTTGATAATAAACAAATCCCGGTTTTTACCGGGATTTGTTTTTAATCCTTTAAACTTCCTTGAGTTAAACCGGATATAATATATTTTTGTGCAATGGAAAAAACAATTATAGTTGGCAAAAGAGCTATAACTATGCCTGCAGATAACACATTCCATTGAATTCCAGCTTTAGATACAATTGAATATAAACCTACAGGAACAGTATATTTATCTGCAGTGTTTAAAAACATAACGGCTGTAAATAGTTCATTCCAGTTATTAACGAATGAAAAGCTTAAAATTGCAGATAATCCAGGAAGCATTAATGGAACAGTAATTTTAAATAATGATTGTATTTCATTACATCCGTCAATTAAAGCTGCTTCTTCTATACTCTTTGGAATTCTATCAAAAAAACCTTTAGCCATAATTGTGCTAAATGCTGCACCAAAACCGCTATATACTATTATTATACTAATTAATTTATTAATCAAATTGAATTTTGAGAACATAATGTATTGTGGAACCATAATTAGGTATGACGGTATCATTTGTGAGAAAAAAAGATATAAAATAACAATATATCTCCATTTAAACTCTTTTCGAGATAATATATATCCACTTAACATTGCAAAAATTGTTGAAATAAAAGCTGCAATAAAGGAAACAAAAATACTATTAGCAAAATATTGTTTGAAATTAACAAATTCAAATAACTTTTTATAACCATACAAACTTGGATGATTTGTCCAATATTTTATTGGAAAGGTGTATAATTCATATACAGGTTTAAATGAAGTTAATATAATCCAGTAAAGAGGAAATATAGCAAATAATAAGAATAATGCTAATAATATAAATCGTACAATTTGCCATATTGTTTTTTTCTTCATAATGAAAACTCCTTTTTAGAAGTCAATTTTAAATACATAATAGTATATAATACAAGAACAGTAACTATGATTACACCATGGGCAGCAGCTTTACTATAATTTGATTCATAAAATACAGTATTAATCATTTTTACTGACAATATTTCTGTACTTCCAGCAGGTCCACCTCGAGTCATACCATATATAACATCCGGGAAATTCATAACCCATATTATTCTTAATAAAATAGTATTTATTAATGTAGGTTTAATATATGGAATAGTTATTTTAAAAAGTTTTGTAAAATATCCTGCGCCGTCAATTTCAGCCGCTTCATACAATGAATCTGGTATTGATTGCAATGCAGCTAAAATCATAATAGCGAAAAATGGTATGCCATACCATACATTTACCAATATAACTGAAAACATAGCTAAAGATGGATCAGATAAAAAGTTAAAACCTTCTTTAATAAAGCCTATTTGCAATAATATATCGTTTATTACTCCAAATTGTCCATTAAGCAGCCATGACCATATTAGTCCTATAGCAAAACCAGAAATAGCCCATGGATAAAAAACAAACCCTGCATATAATCCTCTTCCTTTAAACGGTTCTTTCATTAATAATGCCAGAATAAAACCAAAGATTAATTGAAAAAATACAGAAAAGAAGATCCATTTTATTGTATTCCAGACAATATCAATATAAAAAATATCAGAAAAGATTTCTTTATAATTTTCAAATCCTACCCATTTGATTTTTCCGAAATTAAAAATAGAATAATTTTTGAAAGAAAGCAAAACCCCACTTATCGTGGGGTATAAAATAATAAATGAAATTAAAAGAATTGTTGGCAATAGCATAAGTATAATAAATTTTCTTTGTTTCATTTAATCACCTATTTAATACCAGCATCTTTCCAGAAGTCTGACCATTGTTTTAAACATCTAACAACAGAAAGTTTTCCCAATAATACCTGTTGCATTGTTTTTTCCTGGAATTCATTCCATTTTCCCCAATTTTCATTATCTAATGGATATTGTGTGAATTGATAATGCTCAGGATCTTTAAACATTTCTGTCCATCCTTCGAAAATATTAGAACTAAAATACGAGTCGTATTTATAGACGGACTTTAAAATAGGTAAAGCACCATAACTCTTGCTCCAATATCCGTTAATTTCTGAAGAACTAACAAATTTTATAAATTTCCATGCTAAATCTTTGTGTTTGGAGTATGTTGGTATTCCCCAACCAACAAAACCAAATGTTGGATAAGCTTTTCCACTTAACCCCAAAGGTAGTGGTGCAGTTTTATATTGCCCAGGTTTTAACATTTCATTTAGCATACCTGTGGTGTCAGGATCCTGGAATAATAGCGGAGTTATACCAGAAACAAAAGCGTTTACCTGTTCATCCCATCCCCAATTAACAGAATCTTTTGGAGCAGTATCTTTAAATAAGCTAACATAAAAGTTTAATCCTTCAATAGCTCTAGGGTCATCAAAAATTAATTTCCCATCCTTTGTTAAATACATATTATTTGGATCAATATCATCAAAGAAAGAAGTTACTACAATATCTATAAATGCAGTAGGGTATCCTTTTCCTCTGAAGTCAAAACCATATTGATTTTTCCCAGATTCTGTAAGTTTTTTTGCCATATCGTACATTTCTTGCATTGTTTTAGGGTAATTTTTAAATCCGTATTTAGATAAAATATCAGGTCTATAAAACAGCGTTTTTACAAATATTCCATGAGGCAACAAATAAGGTGTATTTTTATATATGCTGGCAGCTTCTAAAACCCCATCTATTAAATCATTTTTTTCTGACCAATTATCTATATAAGGAGTTAAATCTTCTAATTTTCCCATTGCAGCTAAAGTGCTTAAATTCCAATCACCAATTTCTACAATATCAAGTGGTTGTTCTGTGCTAACCATTAAATTTATTTTTTGATAAGCTGTTTCATAAGGTGGTGAGATGACATTTATTTTTACTCCGGGATTTAATGTTTCAAACATTTCAATTATTTTGTTTAATGTAGGTGTTCTCCACGGACTTGAAAATGCTTCAATTAGATTTAACGTGATAACTTCTTCTGAAAATACAAATAGAGAAATTAAAATGATAGAAATAATCAAAAACAACTTTTTCATACCTAACACCCCCTGATTTATGATTGTGTTTACAATTTATTATATCATATTTAACATAGATTAATCAAAAAGTTTTTTTCTAAATTTTACATATATTAAAAACAATTATGATATACTTAATCATAAAATGGTTTTAGGAGGAAATATATGAATATAGGAAAGTGGTTATTTGCATCTGGAGTTTTACATCGAGTTAGGAAACCTGCAAGATATATAGGCGGAGAATATAATTTAAGAATAAAAAAAGTGGAAAATAAAATAAGAATCGGATTGATGTTTCCTGATTTATATGAAGTTGGAATGTCTCATACAGGATTTCAAATATTAATACATTCATTTTATCAAAAGGAAAATGTCTTTGCGGAAAGAATTTTTTTACCTTGGAAAGATATGATAGAAGAAATGAAAAATGCAAATATTCCGTTATATACTCTGGAAACATATACGCCGATAAAAGAAATGGATTTAATTGGAATAACGCTTCAATATGAGCTTTCATATACAAATATTATTCATGCTTTAAAACTTGGAAATATACCAATATATTCTAAAGATAGATCAGAAAATGATCCTATAATTATAGCAGGTGGCCCTAGTGCATCTAATCCAGAACCCATTGCTGATTTTATCGATGCTTTTTATAATGGCGACGGTGAAGCGGTGATAGATGATCTAATAGAAATATTATCTAGCGATATAACCAGAGAAGAAAAAATAAAAAGAATTTATGAAACAGAAGGTTTTTATGTGCCGAAATATTATAAATTAAAGGAGACTGAATCAGGGTTTGTAGTTCCTGATTATGAGAAAAGGATAAAAATACGAAAAATTAGAGATCTCAATAATACGTCATTTCCAACTGAACAAATTGTTCCTAAAATTAGAACTATACATAATAGAGCGATAGTAGAGATAATGAGGGGATGTAATAGAGGGTGTAGATTTTGCCATGCGGGGTTTTATTATAGACCGGTAAGAGAAAGAACAGCAGAAAAAATAATAAACTTATCTTTAGAAACGCTTGAAAAGACAGGCTATAATGAACTATCCTTATTATCTTTAAGCACGTTAGATTATAGTGACCTTGAAATGGTATTGAATAAATTAGAACCACATCTTAAAGAAAAGAGAATTTCTATATCACTTCCTTCAAGTAGAGTTGATAAATTTGGAATAGAAATCGGAAGCAAAATATCTGGAGCAAGAAAAACGGGGTTAACCTTTGCCCCAGAAGCAGGATCTCAAAGGTTAAGGGATGTGATTAATAAAAATATATCTGAAGAAGAAATTTTGAATGTTGTAGAATATGCTAAAAAAAGTGGCTGGAGAAGAATAAAATTATATTTTATGATAGGTCTTCCAACAGAAACAGAAGAAGATGTAAAAGCAATTGTTGAATTAACAAAAAAAATAAAAAAAGAAATAAAAATAAAGGATATAACAGTAAATGTGTCAATATTTATTCCAAAGCCGCACACACCTTTTGAAAAAGAGCGATTTTATCAACCAAAAGAGATAAAAGAAAAAATAAAAATATTAAATGAGATAAGAAAGTTTGCGAAACTGAAAATTCATGATCCGTACATTAGTTTAATTGAAGCATTATTATCAAGAGGAGATAGAAAAATATCAGAATTAATATATAAAGTAGCATTAGAGGAAAATGCAATATTTGATGAGTGGGATGAAGAATTTGATTTCAGAAAATGGGCAAGAAAAATAAATGAATTAGGCATTGATACTAAAAAATATCTTGAAAAAATAGAAACTGATGAATTACCATGGAAAATAATAGATATTTTATTAAAGGATGATTTTATAAATAACGAGATGAAAAAAGCAACAGAAGGAAAAACAACAGATGATTGTCGATGGGATATATGTACATTATGTGGTGTATGTATAAAAACAGGATTAAATAATATTTTAGCTAAGCGGGTGGAAAAATGAAAGAATTTGATTTTTTGAAAGAAAAAACAATTGAAGTTGGAAAAAAACTTCTTGAATGGAGAGAAAAAGAATTTACAATATCAAGCAAATCATCAAAACATGATTTAGTAACCTCTCTTGATTTAAGAGTTCAAGAATATCTATATAACGCATTAACAAAGCAATTTCCTGAAATAGGTTTTTTTGGTGAAGAAAGCGGAAAAGATAAAAAACCTAAAACAAGTGGATATTGGGTAATAGATCCAATAGATGGAACTGTTAATTTTTCTAAAATGCTACCAATGTTTTGTATATCCGCTGCTTATGTTGAAAATGATGAACCAAAATATGGTATAATATATGCTCCAGTAATAAATCAAATTATAACAGCCGAAGAAAATAAAGGCATAAAGTATAATGATGAAAAAATTATTCCTAATTGGTCCAAAAGTTTAGAAGATGCAATGATTTCAATGGGAAACATAAGAGGAAAAACGTTTAAATTTTTTGAAGCCTTTGAGACAAAGGTAATGAGAATAAGATTACTTGGAACAGCTGCATTACAAATTGCATATGTTGGAACAGGATATTTTGATGCATTTATTTCGGTAAAAGGAAATCCCTGGGATGTTGCAGCTGGTTATATAATAGTAAAAGAAGCCGGGGGAATAATTACTGATTATTATGGTAACAGGACAAATATATTTAACAAAAAAAATATTTATTCAAATCCATATATCTATAAAGATATAATAAAAAATTTACAGGGGGTGTTGTTGTGAAAGCGTTAATATTGTGTGCAGGTAAAGGAACAAGATTAAGACCATTGACTTTTACAAATGCAAAACCATTAATTCCAATAGCAAACAAACCAACTATAGTATATAGTTTGGAAATGATAAAGAAAGCTGGAATTAATGATGTTGGGATAGTTGTTAATCCTGATAACAAATCTGATTTTGAAACAACTTTAGGTGATGGTTCAAGTTTAGGATTAAATATAACATATATAGTTCAGGAGGAACCAAAGGGTTTAGCGCATGCTGTAGCTATTTCAGAAGAATTTTTAAAAGATGAAGAATTCTTAATGTATTTAGGAGATAATCTGGTTACAGTAGATCTTGGAAAATTCATAAAAGAGTTTGATAATAATGATATGGATTCATTTATATTATTAACTCCAGTGGAGGATCCATCCAGGTTTGGTATTGCTGTATTAAAAGACAACAAAGTTATAAGGGTTGTTGAAAAACCAAAAGATCCACCATCTAATTTAGCTATTATAGGTGTCTATATTTTTAAACCAATTGTTTTTGAGGCTATAAAAAATATAAAACCTTCATGGAGAGGGGAATTGGAAATAACGGATGCTATACAATGGTTATTAGAAAATAATAAAAATGTTGGAGCACATATTGTATATGGATGGTGGAAGGATACTGGAAAACCGGAAGATTTAATAGAAGCAAATAGAAAAATATTAGAACAATTAAAAGAAAGTAAAAATGAAGGTATTGTATATGAAAATTCTTCAATACATGGAAATGTAATAATAGGAAAAAATTCAAGAATATTAAATAGTGTTATTAGGGGTCCTGTAATTATAGGAGATAATGTATTAATTTCTGATTCATATGTAGGTCCATATACAAGTATTGGAGAAAATGTAACTATAGAAAATGCAGAATTAGAAAATTCAATTATATTAGATAAAGCAACAATAGCACATTTAGAAACAAGATTAGATTCAAGTATAATTGGAGCAAATGCCACAGTTATAAGCTCAGATTCGAAACCAAAATCAATAAAATTGGTAATAGGTGATTATTCAAAAATAGAAATTCCGAGATAGAGGTGTTTTTATGTTAGAACAAATAAAAGAATTATGGTTTGAAGTTTATCCTAAAAGCACAGAAAATAAATTAAATGAATTAATTGAATACTTGAAATCTGAAAAACAGCAATTTTCCGAAAAAGAATTAGATTCTGAATGGTATAAAAAGGCAGTAATATATTCACTTTATGTGGATTTATACGCAGGGAATTTTAAAGGATTAACTGATAAAATTGATTATTTGTCGGATTTAGGTATAAACACAATCTGGTTATTACCAGTTTTGGATTCGCCTCTAATGGATCAAGGATTTGATATCAGAGATTATTATAAAATTAGAAAAGATCTTGGAAATAATGAAGATTTCAAATTGTTTCTTGATAAAGCACATGAAAATGGAATAAGGGTAATATTTGATATAGCTATTAATCACACTTCAAATGAGCATCCGTGGTTTAAATCAGCTAAGAGTTCAAAGGATTCTCCATATAGAGATTATTATATCTGGAATGAAAATACTGAGAAGTATAAAGAAGCAAGATTATTGTTTAAAGGAATGGTTAACAGTAATTGGGAATATAATGAAGAAACAAAGGACTATTATTTTCACAGATTTTATCCTTTTCAACCGGATTTAAACTATAAAAATCCACAAGTACTAATTGAAATGATAAAAATATTGGTATTTTGGAAAAAAATGGGAATAGACGGTTTTAGAATGGATGCAGCCCCATTTTTATGGAAAGAAGAAGGATCAAATTGTGAAAATTTACCTCAAACACATGCAATATTAAAAATTTTTAGAAATTCATTAGATTATTTGGAAAAAGGTACAATATTAGTTGCAGAGGCTAATTTGAAACCAAGGGATGTAGTAGAATATTTTGGCAATGGGGATGAATGTCATGCAGGATATCATTTTCCATTAATGCCGAAGTTTTTTCTCACGTTAGCTGAGAAAAATTATATGTATGTTTTTGAAGCTTTAAAGGTAGAAAACACGCCAAATATTCCTGAAAGTTGCAGATGGTTTACGTTCTTAAGGTGTCACGATGAGTTAACTCTTGAATTTGTAACAAAAGAAGAAAGAGAAAAGATGAATAAATATTATTTAAAAAATAGGCTTTGGACGTTTAGAGAAGGCGAAGGGATTTCAGGAAGATTATATGAATTATTAGATAAAGATATTAGAAAAGTTTTACTGTCATTTTCTCTATTGTTTACCACAGAAGGTTCTCCTATTATTTATTATGGAGATGAAATAGCTTTAGAAAATGATTATGATTTTTACAATAAAATGATTGAAAAGACAGGTTTTAAAGATTCGAGATTTTTAAATAGAGGTCCTATTAATTGGGATGAAATTGAAAAAAATTTAAAAAACAAAAGTTCAAAAGAATATATAGTATTTAATACAGTAAAAAATATGTTGAAAATTAGAAAAGAAAACATAGAATTTTTTGAGCAAAAGGGTGAAGTTGTGCCTGTAAAGGATAAATCTATTTTTGTAGTAAAAAAGAGATTAAAGAGTAGAATGTTATGGGCATTTCATAATTTATCTGAGGAAAATAAGAGTATTGAATTGAAAAGCGAAGGTTTTGAGTTATTTAGTAAAGAAAAAATCTCAAAAATCAAATTGAAACCTTATGAATATTCATGGGTAATTTTTGAAGGTTAAAAAAAAGCTTGTGCAAAAGCACAAGCTTTTTTAATAAAAAATTACTATAAATTTTTAAAAATCGATGCTATAATAGTTTGTAAGATGTTTTTAGGTGTAATGGTTTTTAAAAAATAGTTTTTTATTGGAGGAGAAAATGAATTTGAAATTAGTGAATAGAAAATCAATAAATGGAAATACAATTATTGATTTAGGAAATGTAAAAATAGGGCAAGGTTATTTCACGATAATAGCAGGACCTTGCTCAGTTGAAAATAAAGAAATAATAGAGGAAACAGCACATTTTCTTTCAGAATTAAATATAAAAATAATGCGTGGAGGAGTTTTCAAACCACGCACTTCTCCATATTCTTTTCAGGGTTTAGGTAAAAAAGGACTTGAATATTTGAAATTAGCAGCAGAAAAATATAATTTGAAAGTAATTACAGAGGCTTTGGATGAAGATAGCTTAAAAATGGTGAATGAATGTGCAGATATAATTCAAATTGGTTCTAGAAATGCTCAAAATTTTGGACTGTTGAAAAAGGCAGGTAAATTAAATAAACCTGTATTATTAAAAAGAGGATTTATGATGACAATAGAAGAATTTTTATATTCTGCAGAATATATAGTGTTTGAGGGGAATAAAAATATTATATTATGTGAAAGAGGAATAAGAACTTTTGAAACTAAAACAAGAAATACATTGGATATTTCTGCAATACCCGTTTTAAAAAAAGAAACACATTTACCAATAATTATAGATCCAAGCCATGCGGCGGGGAGAAGTGATATTATTCCTGATTTAATAAAAGCATCTTTGGCAGTTGGAGCACATGGGATAATGGTTGAAATACATCCAAAACCTGAAAAAGCTCTGTCAGATGGAAAACAAAGTTTAAATTTTGGAAAGTTTAAGAAAATTATTGATGAAATACGTAATATATCAAAATGTTTTGGAGTTGAACTAATATGAAAATAATGCCAATAAAAAAAATAAGAGCAAAAATAAATGTTCCTCCAGATAAATCAATATCCCATAGAATTTTAATTTTATCATCATTAGCAAATGAAAAAAGTGTTGTATATAATATTTTAAACTCAAAAGATGTAAAAAGAACCTATAATATTTTAAAAAAAATTGGTATTAAATTTAAAGGTGATTTTAATAAATTAATTATTATTCCAAATAAAATAACCACACCAACACAACCTTTATACTGTGGAAATTCTGGAACAACAGCACGTTTAATGAGTGGCGTTTTATCCTCTAAAAACGGACTATTTATATTATATGGAGATAAATCGCTATCAAAAAGACCGATGAAAAGAATAATTGAACCATTGAATTTAATGGGAGCAGAAATAAAATCAAGAAATGGTGAAATGCCATTAATCATTAAAGGTGGAAATTTAAAAGGTATTGAGTATACAATGCCTATACCAAGTGCTCAATTAAAGTCTTCTATAATTCTTGCAGGATTAAATGCTAAAGGAGAAACTATTGTTAGAGGAGATAAAGGTTCGAGAGATCATACAGAGAGAATATTAAAATATATGAATGCAAAAATTGAAGTGAATAATGAATTTATAAAAATAAAAAAATCAGAATTAAAACCTATTGATAAATTTAATATACCAGGCGATTTCTCTTCAGCTGCTTTTTTTATTGCACTGGGGATATTGCATAAAAATGCTAAAGTTGAAATATATAATGTAAATTTAAATCCCACAAGAATAGGTTTTTTAAAAATATTGAAAAAAATGAATGCAAATATATATTATGAAGTAACAGAAAAATATCCAGAACCAATAGGTAAAATAGTTATTGAAACATCAAATGAGTTAGAAGGAATAAATGTACCTAAAGAGTTAATACCTAATGCAATAGATGAATTACCATTGTTAGCATTGGTAGCTACACAAGCTAAAGGGAAAACTATTTTAAGAAATGCTAAAGAATTAAGAGTAAAGGAAAGTGATAGAATAAAAGCTGTGGTAAATAATATGGAAAGAATAGGGATTAAGATTAAAGAATTAGAAGATGGATTTGAAATAGAGGGAAAACAGAAAATAATTGGTGGGAAAATAAAAACGTATAATGATCATAGAATAACAATGATGTTTTCAATAGCTGGACTTTTGAGTAAAGAAGGTATTGAAATAAATAATCCAAAAATAATAGATATATCTTTTCCAGGATTTTATAAAATCATAAAACATCTTGAAAAAGACGAATTTTAATGTGATTTAAAATAAAAGAACTTAAGAATTTTTCGATTTGTTTTTTAATTTACATTTTTTTTACAATATATTATAAGTAAAAAGTAGAACATGAAAGAATTTTCATAATAATTAGTATTTTTGGAATATTAAGATTTATTATAACGAAATATAAAAGATAATAACTTTAGTGAAAATTTACTCCAAAGAAATGTTCATAAAGTATTTGTAATTTTAATTTTTTTGTGGTAAAATATATCCGGAATAAATTTTATATAAGGAGGGGACTGTATGAAGAAACTTTTAGTAGTATTATTGTTGGTATTTTCTATCTTCGCATTTGCTGAAGTTAAGAACCCTGATACAATTGTTGATGTAACAATTGGAGAACCAGACACATTAGATCCTCATCAAGCATATGACACAGCAAGTGGTGAGGTAATATTTAATGTATATGATAACTTAATCGAGTATGTTGGATCAAGTTTAAGTGAATTTGCTCCAAGATTAGCAGAATCATGGGAAATCGATGGAAACACAGTTAAATTTAAAATTAGAAAAGGTGTTAAATTCCACAGTGGAAATGAATTGACACCATATGATGTTGAATACACATTTGAAAGAGCATTAATAGGAAACCCTGGTGGAGGGCCTATCTGGATGCTTTATGAAGTATTCTTTGGTGATTACTTTAGTTTAAAATCAGCAGTTAAAGGTTTAACAGGTCACAAATGGACAGATTTAGTAGATTCAGAAACAAAAGAACCTGTTAACGATGAAGCAAAACAAATATTGTTAGACTTCTATAAAAAATATATCGATTCAAAAGTAGAAGTTGAAGGGGATTACGTTGTATTCCATTTAGCAGCACCAAAAGTATATTTCTTAAATATCATTGCTCAAGGTTCATCATGGGGTGCAATTTTAGATAGTAAAGCTGCAATGGGATTAGGTTTATGGGATGGAAAAGCAGATGGATGGTGGAAATTCCATGATTGGAA carries:
- the aroA gene encoding 3-phosphoshikimate 1-carboxyvinyltransferase; this encodes MKIMPIKKIRAKINVPPDKSISHRILILSSLANEKSVVYNILNSKDVKRTYNILKKIGIKFKGDFNKLIIIPNKITTPTQPLYCGNSGTTARLMSGVLSSKNGLFILYGDKSLSKRPMKRIIEPLNLMGAEIKSRNGEMPLIIKGGNLKGIEYTMPIPSAQLKSSIILAGLNAKGETIVRGDKGSRDHTERILKYMNAKIEVNNEFIKIKKSELKPIDKFNIPGDFSSAAFFIALGILHKNAKVEIYNVNLNPTRIGFLKILKKMNANIYYEVTEKYPEPIGKIVIETSNELEGINVPKELIPNAIDELPLLALVATQAKGKTILRNAKELRVKESDRIKAVVNNMERIGIKIKELEDGFEIEGKQKIIGGKIKTYNDHRITMMFSIAGLLSKEGIEINNPKIIDISFPGFYKIIKHLEKDEF
- a CDS encoding glucose-1-phosphate thymidylyltransferase; the protein is MKALILCAGKGTRLRPLTFTNAKPLIPIANKPTIVYSLEMIKKAGINDVGIVVNPDNKSDFETTLGDGSSLGLNITYIVQEEPKGLAHAVAISEEFLKDEEFLMYLGDNLVTVDLGKFIKEFDNNDMDSFILLTPVEDPSRFGIAVLKDNKVIRVVEKPKDPPSNLAIIGVYIFKPIVFEAIKNIKPSWRGELEITDAIQWLLENNKNVGAHIVYGWWKDTGKPEDLIEANRKILEQLKESKNEGIVYENSSIHGNVIIGKNSRILNSVIRGPVIIGDNVLISDSYVGPYTSIGENVTIENAELENSIILDKATIAHLETRLDSSIIGANATVISSDSKPKSIKLVIGDYSKIEIPR
- the aroF gene encoding 3-deoxy-7-phosphoheptulonate synthase — its product is MNLKLVNRKSINGNTIIDLGNVKIGQGYFTIIAGPCSVENKEIIEETAHFLSELNIKIMRGGVFKPRTSPYSFQGLGKKGLEYLKLAAEKYNLKVITEALDEDSLKMVNECADIIQIGSRNAQNFGLLKKAGKLNKPVLLKRGFMMTIEEFLYSAEYIVFEGNKNIILCERGIRTFETKTRNTLDISAIPVLKKETHLPIIIDPSHAAGRSDIIPDLIKASLAVGAHGIMVEIHPKPEKALSDGKQSLNFGKFKKIIDEIRNISKCFGVELI
- a CDS encoding alpha-amylase family glycosyl hydrolase, which gives rise to MLEQIKELWFEVYPKSTENKLNELIEYLKSEKQQFSEKELDSEWYKKAVIYSLYVDLYAGNFKGLTDKIDYLSDLGINTIWLLPVLDSPLMDQGFDIRDYYKIRKDLGNNEDFKLFLDKAHENGIRVIFDIAINHTSNEHPWFKSAKSSKDSPYRDYYIWNENTEKYKEARLLFKGMVNSNWEYNEETKDYYFHRFYPFQPDLNYKNPQVLIEMIKILVFWKKMGIDGFRMDAAPFLWKEEGSNCENLPQTHAILKIFRNSLDYLEKGTILVAEANLKPRDVVEYFGNGDECHAGYHFPLMPKFFLTLAEKNYMYVFEALKVENTPNIPESCRWFTFLRCHDELTLEFVTKEEREKMNKYYLKNRLWTFREGEGISGRLYELLDKDIRKVLLSFSLLFTTEGSPIIYYGDEIALENDYDFYNKMIEKTGFKDSRFLNRGPINWDEIEKNLKNKSSKEYIVFNTVKNMLKIRKENIEFFEQKGEVVPVKDKSIFVVKKRLKSRMLWAFHNLSEENKSIELKSEGFELFSKEKISKIKLKPYEYSWVIFEG